Proteins encoded by one window of Arachis ipaensis cultivar K30076 chromosome B04, Araip1.1, whole genome shotgun sequence:
- the LOC107634975 gene encoding uncharacterized protein LOC107634975, with translation MAMANATLISCNSSTSTHLPLNNHKSSRTSLHFTQLKVASLSPHRLVLSASKSAIHLKRCRFLQICHSSSLKNQQEESKEESVVGGSKNGNGNGNGNGNGGRDWTSSILLFFLWAGLIYYVFFLTPNQTPSRDMYFLQKLLNLKGDDGFRLNEVLVSLWYIMGLWPLAYSMLLLPTGRSSKSKVPVWPFLVLSCFGGAYALLPYFILWNPPAPPVEETELKSWPLIFLESKVTAVISLAAGACIIIYACLAGADTWTEFFQYFRESKFIHITSIDFTLLSTFAPFWVYNDMTTRKWFDKGSWLLPISLIPFLGPGLYLLLRPSLSTMAIPQTPAEPE, from the exons ATGGCAATGGCGAACGCCACTCTCATCTCCTGCAACTCTTCAACTTCGACACATCTTCCTCTCAACAATCACAAAAGCTCCAGAACCTCACTTCATTTTACTCAACTTAAAGTAGCTTCACTTTCACCACACAGATTAGTTCTTAGTGCCTCTAAGTCAGCAATTCATTTGAAACGCTGTCGTTTCCTCCAAATTTGTCATAGTTCTTCTCTCAAGAACCAACAAGAGGAGTCAAAGGAAGAGAGTGTAGTTGGTGGGAGCAAGAATGGGAATGGGAATGGGAACGGGAACGGAAATGGTGGAAGGGACTGGACCAGCTCAATTTTGCTCTTCTTCTTGTGGGCTGGACTTATCTACTATGTTTTCTTTCTCACACCAAATCAAACCCCG TCAAGGGACATGTATTTCCTGCAAAAGCTTCTGAATTTGAAAGGAGATGATGGTTTCAGATTGAATGAAGTGCTTGTATCATTGTGGTACATAATGGGTTTGTGGCCCTTGGCCTATAGCATGCTGCTACTTCCTACAGGAAGGAG CTCAAAAAGCAAAGTTCCTGTTTGGCCCTTCCTTGTACTTTCATGTTTTGGCGGTGCATATGCGCTTCTTCCTTATTTCATACTTTGGAATCCACCAGCACCTCCGGTTGAAGAAACTGAGCTTAAATCATGGCCATTGATCTTTCTTGAATCAAAAGTAACTGCAGTG ATATCGCTTGCTGCAGGGGCATGCATAATAATATATGCTTGTTTAGCCGGGGCAGACACATGGACAGAATTTTTTCAGTACTTCAGAGAAAGCAAATTT ATTCATATCACGTCCATTGATTTTACCCTACTTTCCACATTTGCACCATTTTGGGTCTACAATGACATGACTACTAGAAAATG GTTTGATAAAGGTTCCTGGCTTCTTCCCATATCATTGATACCTTTCTTGGGGCCTGGTTTATACCTTCTTCTACGACCGTCACTGTCAACAATGGCCATTCCACAAACTCCAGCTGAACCAGAGTAA
- the LOC107634974 gene encoding ribulose-1,5 bisphosphate carboxylase/oxygenase large subunit N-methyltransferase, chloroplastic: MYSTTLIPASSSGLAFASPIQRTHRKQHHHVRWHCSSLSAASGTATQVSTVPWGCDSDSLENASALQKWLSESGLPPQKMSIQRVEVGERGLVASKNIRKGEKLLFVPPTLVITEDSEWTCPEAGAILKKNSVPDWPLLATYLISEASFMKSSRWSNYISALPRQPYSLLYWSQAELDRYLEASQIRERAVDRINNVIGTYNDLRLRIFSKHPDLFPEELFNIESFKWSFGILFSRLVRLPSMDGRVALVPWADMLNHSCEVDTFLDYDNLSKGIVFTTDRPYQPGEQVFISYGKKSNGELLLSYGFVPREGANPCDSVELSVSLKKSYQSYKEKLELLKKYGLSGSQCFPIQITGWPLELMAYAYLAVSPSSMRAQFEEMAAAASNKTTIKKDSRYPEIEEQALQFILDSCESSISKYNNFLQASGSLDLDVTSPKQLNRRLFLKQLAVDLCTSERRILFRTQYILRRRLRDMRAGELRALKIFDGLRNLFQ; encoded by the exons ATGTACAGCACCACTCTCATCCCTGCTTCTAGTTCTGGTCTTGCTTTCGCCTCACCGATTCAGAGAACCCACCGAAAGCAGCACCACCATGTTCGTTGGCATTGCTCGTCGCTTTCTGCTGCAAGCGGCACCGCTACTCAAGTCTCAACCGTTCCATGGGGCTGCGATAGTGATTCCTTGGAGAACGCATCGGCGTTGCAGAAGTGGCTGTCAGAGTCAGGGCTTCCACCGCAGAAGATGAGCATACAGAGAGTTGAGGTCGGAGAGAGGGGCCTAGTTGCCTCAAAGAATATAAGGAAAGGAGAGAAGCTCCTCTTCGTCCCTCCCACGCTCGTTATCACCGAAGATTCC GAGTGGACCTGCCCCGAAGCTGGtgcaattttgaaaaagaattcggTGCCGGATTGGCCATTGCTTGCAACTTATCTCATAAGTGAAGCCAGCTTCATGAAATCTTCAAGATGGAGTAACTATATATCAGCCCTACCTCGCCAGCCTTATTCACTTCTTTACTg GTCACAAGCAGAACTAGATCGCTATTTGGAAGCTTCACAAATTAGGGAGAGAGCAGTTGACAGGATTAATAATGTCATTGGAAC ATACAATGATTTGAGGCTCAGAATATTTTCCAAACACCCCGATTTGTTCCCTGAAGAG TTGTTCAACATTGAGTCCTTCAAATGGTCATTTGGCATTCTCTTTTCTCGTTTG GTTCGGTTACCCTCAATGGACGGAAGGGTTGCCTTGGTTCCTTGGGCAGATATGTTGAATCATAGTTGTGAA GTGGATACCTTTTTGGATTATGATAATTTATCAAAGGGAATTGTCTTTACTACAGATCGGCCGTATCAACCAGGTGAGCAG GTGTTCATTTCATATGGAAAAAAATCAAATGGGGAGCTTCTATTATCGTATGGATTTGTTCCAAGGGAAGGCGCCAATCCTTGTGATTCAGTTGAGTTGTCAGTGTCACTCAAGAAATCTTATCAATCCTACAAGGAGAAATTAGAACTCTTGAAGAAGTATGGATTATCAGG ATCTCAATGTTTTCCAATACAGATTACTGGTTGGCCATTGGAGTTAATGGCTTATGCTTATTTAGCTGTTAGTCCTTCAAGCATGAGAGCGCAATTTGAAGAG ATGGCTGCGGCAGCATCGAATAAAACTACCATCAAGAAAGATTCAAGATATCCTGAAATAGAGGAGCAAGCATTGCAGTTCATACTTGACAGTTGTGAATCCAGTATATCGAAATACAACAATTTCTTACAG GCAAGTGGATCTCTGGATTTAGATGTAACTTCTCCGAAACAACTCAACCGTAGACTTTTTCTGAAACAGCTCGCGGTGGACTTGTGTACAAGTGAGCGAAGGATATTATTTCGTACTCAATAT ATACTGAGAAGAAGACTGAGGGATATGAGGGCTGGTGAATTAAGAGCTTTAAAAATCTTTGATGGGCTCCGAAATCTTTTCCAATGA
- the LOC107637076 gene encoding uncharacterized protein LOC107637076 gives MENIVNLRMYYNELQNGLSNNIQSHILKRVSNILYRNPVQVFSGLIQFQRMPITDDANWEEDNNDSEEEFESNYEVDDENDNGDLAGNPAVQNEADAIVSQHPFGIPSFMRTLDLEVMHAPEFSEYANMGEGNAAAEDGEFSVGMEFGLRESIFYVKCKGYGAGCDWLIRASLIQKKACWEIRRYNGKHTYTMNTISQDHAKLDSHIIAEAIRSLVEVDPSIKVKSIIAEIPSRFNYTVSYRKAWLAKQKSVAKVFGDWEVSYQTLPVWLKAMTVKMPRSHVQIKTLPFYRESEEVQGVRVLHRIFWSFYPCIVAFRHCKSLVQVDGTHLYGEYKCALLVAVAQDGNQNIVPIAFAIVEGETTDAWEFFLTNLRKYVVTINGVGIISNRHTSIDAAVAHSNGAWSPPRAWHMYCIKHIESNFLRRFKAPYLHKLVVNIGYSRTEQEYNKNYQRLKERGEGSSLGHMTTNLVECINSIMKGARNLPVTAIVRSTFYRLNELFTQKSAEAHERVHNGFTRNEMFEVREMQDGSVYAVNLAQRHCDCGHFQVERLPCRHALACCANQRLDWQVYVHDVYKMSEICKVYRGEFVPMGNPSTWDRYEGANVIAN, from the exons ATGGAAAATATTGTAAATTTGCGAATGTATTATAACG AGTTGCAAAATGGGCTTAGTAATAACATTCAAAGCCATATTTTGAAAAGGGTGAGTAACATTTTATATAGGAATCCTGTACAAGTATTTAGTGGGCTGATACAGTTTCAAAGAATGCCCATCACTGACGATGCCA ATTGGGAGGAAGATAATAATGACAGTGAAGAGGAGTTTGAATCCAACTATGAAGTCGATGATGAAAATGATAACGGAGACTTGGCAGGCAATCCGGCGGTGCAAAATGAAGCGGATGCGATTGTAAGCCAGCACCCGTTTGGTATTCCGTCTTTTATGCGGACTCTAGATCTCGAAGTCATGCATGCCCCGGAATTTTCTGAGTATGCGAATATGG GTGAAGGCAATGCTGCGGCAGAAGATGGTGAGTTTAGTGTCGGAATGGAATTTGGTCTGAGAGAATCG ATATTCTATGTGAAATGCAAGGGTTATGGTGCAGGTTGTGATTGGCTTATCCGGGCTAGCTTGATtcaaaagaaagcttgttgggagATCAGAAGATACAATGGCAAACACACGTACACCATGAACACGATTTCGcaagatcatgccaagttggactcACACATAATTGCAGAGGCTATTAGGTCGTTAGTCGAAGTAGACCCGTCGATAAAGGTGAAGTCTATTATTGCAGAAATTCCATCCAGGTTCAACTACACTGTAAGTTACcgcaaggcttggttggcaaagcagaaatcTGTCGCAAAAGTTTTCGGTGATTGGGAAGTTTCTTACCAGACTCTGCCAGTATGGTTGAAAGCAATGACTGTGAAGATGCCAAGGTCTCATGTGCAAATTAAAACGCTTCCCTTTTACCGTGAGAGTGAGGAGGTTCAAGGTGTAAGAGTACTGCACCGCATTTTTTGGAGCTTCTATCCATGTATTGTAGCATTTAGACACTGCAAGTCACTAGTGCAGGTTGATGGCACGCACCTGTACGGTGAATATAAATGTGCACTTCTGGTTGCGGTTGCACAAGATGGGAACCAAAACATTGTCCCCATTGCATTTGCCATAGTCGAGGGTGAGACAACAGACGCATGGGAGTTTTTCTTGACCAATTTACGGAAATATGTTGTTACCATTAATGGTGTGGGCATTATTTCTAACCGCCATACCTCTATCGATGCTGCAGTAGCTCACAGTAATGGTGCATGGTCACCACCAAGAGCGTGGCACATGTACTGCATCAAGCACATCGAGTCCAACTTCTTAAGGAGGTTCAAGGCTCCGTATTTGCATAAACTAGTGGTTAACATAG GCTATTCTAGGACGGAACAGGAGTACAACAAAAACTACCAGAGACTTAAAGAGCGGGGTGAG GGGTCATCATTGGGACATATGACGACAAACTTAGTAGAGTGCATAAATTCTATCATGAAGGGTGCACGCAACCTTCCTGTGACTGCCATTGTTAGGTCTACTTTCTATCGGCTGAATGAATTGTTTACTCAGAAGAGCGCCGAGGCTCATGAGCGTGTCCACAACGGATTCAC GCGCAATGAGATGTTTGAGGTTCGGGAAATGCAAGATGGTTCTGTTTACGCTGTTAACCTTGCGCAACGACACTGCGACTGTGGCCATTTCCAGGTCGAGCGACTCCCATGTCGCCACGCTCTTGCATGTTGCGCTAACCAGCGTCTTGATTGGCAAGTATATGTGCACGACGTGTACAAGATGTCTGAAATTTGCAAGGTATACAGAGGCGAGTTTGTTCCGATGGGTAACCCATCTACGTGGGATAGATATGAAGGAGCGAATGTGATCGCCAACTGA